In Tsukamurella tyrosinosolvens, the genomic window ACAGTCGTCTTCACCGTGCGGACCAATCGGATCGGCATCGACCCGCCGACGCTGGAGTGCCACGGGGTCGCGCGGATCTCCTAGGTCACGCCCGCTCGAGCGCGACGGCGTCCGCGACGCGGCGCAGGTGCTCCGCGGCGGCCACCTCGTCGGAGTCGACCGCCGGGTACAGCACGTCGGTGACGCCGGCCTCGCCCCAGCGGGCCAGCCGGTCCCGGTCGGGGCGGCCGTCGAGCGCGACGATGCGAGGGGCACCGTCGCGCCCGTGCTCCCGCCAGATCTCGGCGAACCTGCGCGCGGCGTCGGTGATCCCCCGGTCCTGCGGGGTGGTGATCCAGCCGTCGGCGTTCTTCGCGATCCAGGTGAAGTTCTTGTCCGTGCCGCCGGCCCCGACGAGGACGGGGACCGCGCCCGGCGGCTTGGGCCACGCCCAGCTCGGGCCGAAGGAGACGAACTCGCCCTGGTACTGGGCTTCCTCGTCGCGCCACAGCGCCCGCATCGACTCGAGGTACTCGCGGAGCATCGTCCGGCGGCGTCCCGCGGGGACGCCGTGGTCCGCCAGCTCGTCGAGGTTCCAGCCGAACCCGACGCCGAGGGTCACACGCCCGCCGGAGAGGTGGTCGACGGTGGCGATCGTCTTGGCGAGCGTGATCGGGTCGGCCTGCACCGGCAGCGCGACGGCGGTCGCGAGCTCGATCCGCTCGGTCACCGCGGCGGCGGCCGCCAGGGTGGTCCACGGATCGAGGGTGCGGAGGTAGCGGTCGTCGGGGAGCTCCGCGGTGCCGGTCCCGGGGTGCGCGGCGTCGCGCCGCGTGGGGATGTGACCGTGCTCCGGCACGAAGTAGGAAGCGAAGCCCGCGGCCTCGATCATCGGCGCGAGGCGCTGCGGCGGCAGGCCGCGATCGGAGGTGAACTGGACGATGCCCACGGAGGGGTGCTGATCACTCACCCTCGCAGTAGAACATGTTCCATCGACGCGCGCGGCAGATCCGCCCTAGGGTCTGCAGACATGCCCCATCCGATCATGTTCTCCGACGACGATCCCGTACTCGCCCGCGTGCGGGAGATCGCGCTCGCCTTCCCCGAGTCGACGGAGAAGATCGCGCACGGGCGGCCCACCTTCCGGTGCGGCAAGATGTTCGCGATGTACGGCGGCGGCACGAAGAAGACCGCCGCACGGCCGCACGAGCAGCGCAACACGAGCGTCCTGTTCATCGCGGACCCCGCGGAACGCACGGCGCTCGAACAGGACGAGCGCTTCTACCTGCCCGCGTACATGGCGTCGGCGGGCTGGCTCGGGCTCGACCTGACGGTCGGCACCGTCGACTGGGACGAGGTGCGCGAGCTCATCGACGCGAGCTACCGGCAGATCGCGCCGAAGCGCGCGATCGCCGCGCTCGACGAGGCCTGACGCCCGCTCAGAGACCCGGCCCCTGCTCCCGCAGATCGTCGACGTCCTTCATGGCCCGCCGCAGCTGTCCGAGCCAGTCCTCCGTGTGCTCGCCGACGAGCCGCACGCACCACGCCAGCGCATCCGCGCGCGAGCGCGCCACGCCGGCGTCGACGAGCGTGTCCAGCACGAGGCGCTCCGGCTGCCGCAGCCGCGTCATCACCGGCACCGCCTGGTGCGTGTAGAGGATCGTCTCGGCACCCGTCGAGACGCCCCAGGAGACGCGCCGCTGGTACCGCTCCTGCGCCTCGTCCGCGATCCGCATCCGCTGGTCGCGGGTCTCCTCCCGGAACCGGGCGGCGCGCCCCTCGCGTTGGGCGGTCGACTCCTCGTCGCCGGACGGCAGGACGCCGACCACGACGATCTCCTCGCGATCGACGGTGACCGTCGGCGGACCGTCGAACCAGCCCTCCGGCAACCTGCCCGCGAACCATTCGCCCGCGTCCTTCGCGTCCGGCACCGCTCCGCGCGGTCCTCGTCCTGCCATCATGGGAGACCTCCTCAATCGGTCCTGATTACATGATTACATGATTACTCAGGACGTGCGGGGGTGTCGAGGGGTATCGCCGAGAGCGGAACGCGCCTATCGGCGCGTGAGGGTGATCGAGGGCAGACGCAGCTCGTCGCCCTGCAGGGTGGCGGTCTCACTCGACCCGCGGCGGTCGCGGAGCACCACCTGATCGCCGCTGACGGTGTAGGTGCCGCCGTAGGCATTGACCTGCCCGCGCAGGTCCTCCTCCCACGTCCCGTCGGCCGCGAGGCGGACGACCCAGTCGCCGTTCGCGTACGTGCCGGGCACGTTCGCGGGGATCGCGGCGGCCGGCTGCGCGGGCGCCGACGCGGAGGCCGACGGCGGGGCGGCGGCCGTCGACGGCGCACCCGAGCCCGAGCCCGAGGAGCAGCCCGCGAGCGCACCCGCGGCGATCAGAGCGACGGCGAGCGAGGAGGAACGGCGGAATCCGGTCATAGCGGAACGATACCTTTGCGGCCGCATCACCGCCCCGGTTCGAGCCGCCCGCCCCGCACGACGTGGAAGTCGTAGGCGGACTCGGCG contains:
- a CDS encoding TIGR03619 family F420-dependent LLM class oxidoreductase, encoding MSDQHPSVGIVQFTSDRGLPPQRLAPMIEAAGFASYFVPEHGHIPTRRDAAHPGTGTAELPDDRYLRTLDPWTTLAAAAAVTERIELATAVALPVQADPITLAKTIATVDHLSGGRVTLGVGFGWNLDELADHGVPAGRRRTMLREYLESMRALWRDEEAQYQGEFVSFGPSWAWPKPPGAVPVLVGAGGTDKNFTWIAKNADGWITTPQDRGITDAARRFAEIWREHGRDGAPRIVALDGRPDRDRLARWGEAGVTDVLYPAVDSDEVAAAEHLRRVADAVALERA
- a CDS encoding MmcQ/YjbR family DNA-binding protein, encoding MPHPIMFSDDDPVLARVREIALAFPESTEKIAHGRPTFRCGKMFAMYGGGTKKTAARPHEQRNTSVLFIADPAERTALEQDERFYLPAYMASAGWLGLDLTVGTVDWDEVRELIDASYRQIAPKRAIAALDEA